In Pyrus communis chromosome 1, drPyrComm1.1, whole genome shotgun sequence, the following are encoded in one genomic region:
- the LOC137747674 gene encoding cytochrome P450 CYP82D47-like — MAMEFPLPYLVSLIVLLTSLLLISKKIQKKNLTLKSGPPEAPGSWPVIGHIAVIGRGPQPPHVILGNMADKYGPIFTINLGQHKALIVSSWEMAKQFFTTNDKVFATRPKHLAGKLLGYNYSMFGFSPYGPYWRHVRKIATVELLSNHRLELLRHVRESEVNACTKELYDEWERNGGESDWVLVEMNRWFADVTLNIMYRVVVGKRFLGAATVEEKEENERCRKALRDFLRLSSEFVVSDKIPFLKWLDFGGIGKAMKATAKDLDVALQGWLEEHKQKRNSRSELNSGNVKDERDFMDTMLSVLGDVSAEGLPSTTIADTTIKATCLAAILGGTDPTTAVLTWVLSLLLNNREALKKAQEELDNQVGRDRQVKESDVKNLVYLQAIIKETLRLYPPSPLSIPHECIEDCNVGSGTNYHVKTGTRLLVNIWKIHRNPNVWLDPFRFQPERFLTTHKDFDVRGQNFEFIPFGSGRRMCPGVSLGLQVVQLTLAQLLHGFEIATPSDEPVDMTESSGVTNMKATPLEVLLTPRLPAKLYEIN; from the exons ATGGCGATGGAGTTCCCTCTCCCATATCTCGTTTCTTTAATTGTTCTTTTGACATCTCTGCTTTTGATatcaaaaaaaattcagaagaaAAACCTAACCCTAAAAAGTGGGCCACCGGAGGCGCCAGGATCATGGCCGGTAATAGGGCACATCGCGGTCATAGGAAGAGGGCCGCAACCGCCCCACGTAATCTTGGGCAACATGGCGGACAAATATGGACCGATCTTCACTATCAATCTGGGCCAGCACAAAGCTCTCATTGTGAGCAGTTGGGAGATGGCTAAACAGTTCTTCACAACAAATGACAAGGTGTTCGCCACTCGCCCGAAGCACTTGGCGGGGAAGCTTTTGGGGTACAATTATTCCATGTTTGGGTTCAGTCCCTACGGCCCTTACTGGCGCCACGTGCGGAAGATAGCCACGGTGGAGCTACTCTCGAACCACCGCTTGGAGCTGCTCAGACACGTCCGCGAATCGGAGGTGAATGCTTGTACGAAAGAATTATATGATGAGTGGGAGCGAAACGGAGGGGAATCGGATTGGGTTTTGGTGGAGATGAATAGGTGGTTTGCAGACGTGACTTTGAACATCATGTACAGGGTGGTTGTGGGGAAGCGGTTTCTTGGGGCGGCGACagtggaggagaaggaagaaaacGAGAGGTGCCGAAAGGCGTTGAGGGATTTTTTGAGATTGAGTAGTGAATTTGTGGTGTCGGATAAAATTCCGTTTCTGAAGTGGCTTGATTTTGGAGGGATTGGGAAGGCCATGAAGGCGACGGCTAAAGATCTTGACGTTGCGCTTCAGGGATGGTTGGAAGAGCACAAGCAAAAGAGGAATTCTAGGTCTGAGTTAAATTCTGGGAATGTGAAGGATGAGCGTGACTTCATGGACACGATGCTTTCCGTCCTTGGTGATGTCAGTGCAGAAGGGCTTCCGAGTACAACTATTGCTGATACAACCATCAAAGCTACTTGTCTG GCTGCTATTCTAGGAGGGACGGATCCCACAACAGCCGTATTAACATGGGTTCTTTCTTTACTATTGAACAACCGTGAAGCCTTGAAGAAGGCTCAAGAAGAATTAGACAATCAGGTTGGGAGGGACAGGCAAGTTAAGGAATCAGACGTTAAGAACTTAGTCTATCTCCAAGCAATCATCAAAGAAACGCTGCGTTTATACCCTCCTTCGCCACTCTCAATACCACATGAATGCATCGAAGACTGCAACGTAGGTAGCGGTACTAACTACCATGTCAAAACAGGCACTCGTCTTCTTGTCAATATTTGGAAGATTCATCGGAATCCAAACGTGTGGCTCGATCCTTTCCGATTCCAACCAGAAAGGTTCCTCACAACTCACAAGGATTTTGATGTTAGGGGACAAAATTTTGAGTTCATACCATTTGGAAGTGGTAGGAGAATGTGCCCTGGAGTGTCTCTAGGTCTTCAAGTTGTGCAACTTACACTGGCTCAGCTCCTTCATGGTTTTGAAATTGCAACTCCATCAGATGAACCTGTTGATATGACTGAGAGTTCTGGAGTAACCAACATGAAAGCCACCCCGCTGGAGGTCCTCCTCACCCCTCGCCTTCCTGCCAAActttatgaaattaattaa
- the LOC137747788 gene encoding cytochrome P450 CYP82D47-like translates to MEFPIPYPVSFLIILLTSLLLITVRRFRAAAAANAKGPKPPKAAGGWPLTGHLHLFRAPQLPPHITLGALAEKYGPIFTVNIGSRTALVVSSSEVAKECYTTNDWAISSRAQTIGAEILSYNNAMPGFSPYGDYWREMRKIIVQEVLSNRRLELLKHVRESEIELAAKELYKVWTKRKDYSKDNGYSGQLLVELKQWLSDLSLNVMFRMVAGKRYFNLTNIGNLSDEKGERRCYKALRNLFRYMGMFVLGDAFPWLRFLDFGGHEKAMKKNAKELDDMAMDWLEEHKQNRTQDDRDHQDFMDVMLSVLDGQGVLQQAPFDVDTIMRATVVNLIAGGSDTTSLLMGFTVSFLLTNPQALKKVRKELDEHVGKGRLVNDSDINNLVYLQATMKEVLRLTSTFPGFREFTDECTVGGYYVPKGTWLLVNLWKIHTDPRVWADPTMFKPERFLTSHKDVDVKGQHFELMPVGSGRRVCPGVNFGQQLSLLTLASFLHAFEISAAANATFDTSETFGVSNVKSTLLEVFIKPRLSPNLYT, encoded by the exons ATGGAGTTCCCTATTCCATATCCCGTTTCTTTCCTAATTATCCTTTTGACATCTCTGCTATTGATCACAGTTAGGAGGTTTagagctgctgctgctgccaaTGCCAAGGGTCCTAAACCACCTAAAGCGGCGGGCGGGTGGCCTCTAACAGGTCACCTTCACCTATTCAGAGCTCCCCAGCTTCCTCCCCATATAACCTTGGGAGCCTTGGCTGAAAAGTACGGACCAATCTTCACCGTCAATATTGGCAGCCGCACCGCTCTGGTGGTAAGTAGTTCGGAGGTTGCCAAGGAGTGCTACACCACCAATGACTGGGCTATTTCTTCACGTGCCCAAACTATAGGCGCTGAAATCTTGAGCTACAATAATGCCATGCCAGGGTTTAGCCCTTACGGTGACTACTGGCGTGAGATGCGCAAAATAATAGTCCAAGAGGTACTCTCAAACCGCAGGCTGGAGTTACTTAAACATGTCCGAGAATCTGAAATAGAGCTGGCCGCAAAAGAGCTGTACAAGGTAtggaccaaaagaaaagattatTCAAAGGACAATGGCTATTCCGGACAACTTTTGGTGGAATTGAAGCAGTGGCTCAGCGACTTATCTCTAAACGTGATGTTTCGTATGGTTGCCGGAAAGAGATACTTTAACCTCACGAATATTGGTAATCTGAGTGATGAGAAAGGCGAACGTCGATGTTACAAGGCCTTGAGGAATCTCTTCCGCTATATGGGGATGTTTGTGTTGGGGGATGCTTTTCCATGGCTTAGGTTTTTGGATTTTGGCGGGCATGAGAAGGCtatgaaaaaaaatgcaaaagagCTTGATGATATGGCTATGGATTGGTTGGAGGAGCACAAGCAGAATAGAACTCAAGACGATCGAGATCATCAAGATTTCATGGATGTGATGCTTTCAGTCCTCGACGGACAAGGTGTCTTGCAACAAGCACCCTTTGATGTCGATACCATCATGAGAGCAACCGTTGTG AATTTGATTGCTGGAGGCAGTGACACAACCTCTTTGCTCATGGGATTCACAGTCTCATTTTTACTGACCAACCCCCAAGCTCTAAAGAAAGTCCGGAAAGAACTAGACGAGCATGTTGGCAAAGGAAGACTAGTGAATGATTCAGATATCAACAATCTCGTATACCTGCAAGCCACTATGAAAGAAGTGTTGCGTTTAACTTCAACATTCCCAGGCTTTAGGGAATTCACTGATGAGTGCACTGTAGGAGGCTACTATGTTCCAAAGGGCACGTGGCTGCTAGTGAACCTGTGGAAGATCCACACTGACCCGCGGGTTTGGGCCGACCCAACTATGTTCAAGCCGGAGAGGTTTCTCACTAGCCATAAGGATGTTGACGTTAAGGGTCAGCATTTTGAGCTTATGCCTGTGGGTAGTGGTAGAAGAGTGTGCCCTGGCGTAAACTTTGGCCAGCAACTGTCGCTTTTGACCCTGGCGAGTTTTCTGCATGCGTTTGAGATTTCAGCTGCAGCAAATGCAACATTTGATACGAGCGAAACCTTTGGAGTTTCCAACGTGAAATCTACCCTACTTGAAGTCTTCATCAAACCGCGTCTGTCTCCAAATCtttatacataa
- the LOC137745918 gene encoding cytochrome P450 82A3-like, translating into MDSLPYANSITAGLFTIIIVSYYLSRRWRAANHKGKLSPPEAKGAWPILGHLPLLGGSTPPHITLGAMADKYGPLYTIRLGVYPSLVISSSEIAKECFTTNDLSLNSRPKMAVVDHIGYNYAMFGFAPSGPYWREIRKITTLELLSNRRVELLKHIRVSEVTTFLKELHKTWSTRQKEGSNDGVVVELKQWFGDMTLNVIVRMVAGKRYSVAADEDEKKEALRVQNALREFFNFVGLFLVGDAVPYLRWLDLGGHEKAMKKTAKELDAMVGEWVEEHKQRRAKGGAKGEQDFIDAMLSVLDGADLGGFDADTINKATSLNMIAGGSDTTMVTLTWAISLLVNNPHVLKRALNELDTKIGRQRVVSEEDISNLVYIQAIVKETLRLYPAAPLSGPREFTEDCTIAGYHIQKGTRLIMNLWKLQTDPKNWSDPFEFKPERFLSTHKDVDVRGHHFELIPFGSGRRACPGLAFGLQVVQFMLASFLHAFEISNPSSAPIDMTESFGLTNMKATPLKVLIKPRLSFEFYK; encoded by the exons ATGGATTCTCTCCCTTATGCAAACTCTATCACTGCTGGTTTATTCACAATAATCATCGTGTCATATTACTTATCACGAAGATGGAGAGCTGCCAATCACAAGGGCAAATTATCACCACCTGAAGCCAAGGGTGCATGGCCTATATTGGGTCACCTTCCTTTGTTAGGAGGCTCCACACCTCCTCACATAACTTTGGGAGCCATGGCGGACAAGTATGGACCTCTTTACACTATCCGCCTTGGCGTCTATCCGTCATTGGTGATAAGCAGCAGCGAGATTGCAAAAGAATGCTTCACAACCAATGACTTGAGCTTAAATTCACGCCCAAAGATGGCAGTTGTTGACCACATTGGCTACAACTACGCCATGTTTGGGTTCGCACCATCTGGGCCCTATTGGCGAGAAATTCGCAAGATCACCACCTTGGAGTTGCTCTCAAACCGGAGGGTTGAGCTGCTCAAGCACATTCGAGTCTCGGAAGTGACTACTTTCTTGAAAGAATTGCACAAAACTTGGAGTACAAGACAAAAGGAGGGCTCGAATGATGGAGTGGTGGTAGAGCTGAAGCAATGGTTTGGGGACATGACGCTGAACGTGATTGTTAGAATGGTGGCCGGAAAGAGGTATTCAGTAGCTGCCGATGAGGATGAGAAGAAAGAAGCGCTCAGGGTTCAGAATGCATTGAGGGAGTTTTTTAACTTTGTGGGACTGTTTTTGGTGGGTGACGCGGTTCCTTATCTGCGGTGGTTGGATTTGGGTGGGCATGAGAAGGCAATGAAGAAAACTGCAAAGGAATTGGACGCCATGgttggagagtgggttgaagaGCATAAGCAGAGGAGAGCAAAAGGTGGTGCAAAAGGAGAGCAGGACTTCATAGATGCGATGCTTTCTGTGCTTGATGGTGCAGACCTTGGCGGTTTTGATGCTGATACGATCAACAAAGCCACAAGCTtg AATATGATTGCAGGAGGTAGTGATACCACCATGGTGACATTAACGTGGGCAATATCATTATTGGTGAACAACCCTCACGTTCTGAAAAGAGCCCTAAACGAACTGGACACGAAAATAGGCAGACAAAGAGTTGTGAGTGAAGAAGATATAAGCAACTTGGTCTACATCCAAGCTATTGTAAAGGAGACATTACGTTTATACCCAGCAGCACCATTATCCGGGCCACGTGAATTCACTGAGGATTGCACCATTGCTGGGTACCATATTCAAAAGGGCACCCGGTTGATCATGAACCTCTGGAAGCTTCAAACAGACCCGAAAAATTGGTCCGATCCATTCGAGTTCAAGCCAGAGAGATTTCTTTCCACCCATAAGGATGTTGATGTGAGGGGTCATCATTTTGAGTTGATTCCATTTGGAAGTGGTAGAAGAGCATGCCCTGGTTTGGCATTTGGCCTTCAAGTGGTGCAATTTATGTTGGCTAGTTTTCTACATGCTTTTGAAATCTCGAACCCATCTAGTGCACCAATTGATATGACGGAGAGCTTTGGGCTGACCAACATGAAGGCAACTCCACTCAAAGTTCTTATCAAACCTCGCTTGTCTtttgaattttataaataa
- the LOC137747886 gene encoding cytochrome P450 CYP82D47-like: MRRWGGTRRCRKAIGQFFQLIGIFVVADALPFLWWLDLQGHKKAMKKTAKELYQILGGWLEEHRQRRGASHGKAEDEGGDEDTSINSTCLICAYTIARYRVPAGTRLVVTVWKIHRNPRVWENTTAFVPKRFLESYRHIDVRGQQLKLMLFGSSRRWCPGVSFAMQVLHLTLARLLHF, encoded by the exons ATGCGAAGATGGGGAGGGACGAGGCGATGTCGGAAGGCGATTGGGCAGTTTTTTCAACTGATTGGGATTTTTGTGGTGGCAGATGCACTGCCGTTTCTTTGGTGGTTGGATTTGCAGGGGCACAAAAAGGCGATGAAGAAGACGGCGAAAGAATTGTATCAAATACTCGGAGGGTGGCTGGAGGAGCACCGCCAGAGGAGAGGAGCTTCTCATGGTAAGGCGGAGGATGAAGGAGGTGATGAGGATACTAGCATCAACTCCACCTGTCTGATAt GCGCTTATACCATAGCAAGGTACCGCGTGCCAGCTGGCACCCGGCTAGTGGTCACTGTGTGGAAGATTCATAGGAATCCTAGGGTTTGGGAGAACACAACTGCTTTTGTTCCTAAGAGGTTCTTGGAAAGCTATAGGCACATAGACGTTCGAGGGCAACAATTAAAGCTGATGTTGTTTGGCTCTAGCAGACGGTGGTGCCCTGGTGTGTCGTTTGCCATGCAAGTTCTTCACCTAACGCTTGCTCGTCTGCTGCACTTTTAA
- the LOC137747951 gene encoding uncharacterized protein: MRLSLSAKNKLSLVDGTIEPASETVKQFTSWQRCNNMVLAWILNSVHDDIATSVSYYTSAADVWADLRNRYSQGNDSRIYQIQREITKHRQEQQSISVYYTKHYHPTMNLQPALVGD; this comes from the coding sequence ATGCGACTTAGCTTGAGCGCGAAGAACAAACTCAGTTTGGTTGATGGAACCATTGAACCTGCATCTGAAACTGTCAAGCAGTTTACGTCATGGCAAAGATGCAACAACATGGTCCTTGCTTGGATTCTGAACTCCGTACATGATGACATCGCGACCAGCGTTTCTTATTACACATCAGCGGCAGATGTATGGGCAGACTTGCGAAATCGCTACTCACAGGGAAACGATTCGCGCATCTACCAGATCCAAAGGGAAATCACCAAACATAGACAGGAGCAACAAtcaatctcagtttactacacGAAACATTACCATCCTACAATGAATCTCCAACCTGCACTTGTGGGggattga
- the LOC137719647 gene encoding cytochrome P450 CYP82D47-like, protein MDSLPYANSIAAGLFTIIIVSYYLSRRWRVADYTGSPPEAKGAWPILGHLPLLGGSTPPHLTLGAMADKYGPIFTIRIGVYPSLVISSSEIAKECFTTNDLSLNSRPKMAAVEHIGYNYAMFGFGPSGPYWREIRKIVTLELLSIRKVELLKHIRVLEVTTFLEELHKTWSTRQKEGSNDGVVVELKQWFGDMTLNVLVRMVNGKRYSVAADEDEKKEARRVQNALRQFFHYAGLFLVGDAVPYLRWFDLGGHEKAIKKIAKELDTIVGEWVEEHKQRKAKGDAKGEQDFIDAMLSVLDGAELGGFDADTINKATSLNMIAAGSDTIMVTLTWAISLLLNNSHVLERALNELDTKIGRQRVVSEQDISNLVYIQAIIKETLRLYPPAPLSGPREFTEDCTIAGYHIRKGTRLTMNLWKLQTDPKNWPKPFEFKPERFLTTHKKVDVKGQHFELIPFGSGRRACPGLAFGLQMVQFTLASFLHAFEILNPSSTPIDMTESFGLTNNKRTPLKVLIKPRLSSELYG, encoded by the exons ATGGATTCCCTCCCTTATGCAAACTCCATCGCTGCTGGATTATTCACAATAATCATCGTGTCCTATTACTTATCACGAAGATGGAGAGTTGCCGATTACACGGGCTCCCCACCTGAAGCCAAGGGTGCGTGGCCTATATTGGGTCACCTTCCTTTGTTAGGAGGCTCCACACCTCCTCACTTAACTTTGGGAGCCATGGCGGACAAGTACGGACCCATTTTCACCATCCGAATTGGCGTCTATCCGTCGTTGGTGATAAGCAGCAGTGAGATCGCAAAAGAATGCTTCACAACCAATGACTTGAGCTTAAACTCGCGCCCAAAGATGGCGGCTGTAGAGCACATTGGCTACAACTACGCCATGTTTGGGTTCGGACCATCTGGACCCTATTGGCGAGAAATTCGTAAGATCGTCACGTTGGAGTTGCTCTCAATCCGGAAGGTTGAGCTGCTCAAGCACATTCGAGTATTGGAAGTGACTACTTTCTTGGAAGAATTGCACAAAACTTGGAGTACAAGACAAAAGGAGGGCTCGAATGATGGAGTGGTTGTAGAGCTGAAGCAATGGTTTGGGGACATGACGCTGAACGTGCTCGTCAGAATGGTGAACGGAAAGCGGTATTCAGTAGCTGCCGATGAGGATGAGAAGAAAGAAGCGCGTAGGGTTCAGAATGCATTGAGGCAGTTTTTTCATTATGCGGGGCTGTTTTTGGTGGGTGATGCGGTTCCTTATCTGCGGTGGTTCGATTTGGGTGGACATGAGAAGGCAATAAAGAAAATTGCGAAGGAATTGGACACCATTGTTGGCGAGTGGGTTGAAGAGCATAAGCAGAGGAAAGCAAAAGGTGATGCAAAAGGAGAGCAGGACTTCATAGATGCGATGCTTTCTGTGCTTGATGGTGCAGAACTTGGCGGTTTTGATGCTGATACAATCAACAAAGCCACAAGCTTG AATATGATTGCAGCAGGTAGCGATACCATCATGGTGACATTGACATGGGCAATATCGTTATTGTTGAACAACTCGCACGTTTTGGAAAGAGCCTTAAACGAACTGGACACCAAAATAGGTAGACAAAGAGTTGTGAGTGAGCAAGATATAAGCAACTTAGTCTACATCCAAGCTATTATAAAGGAGACGTTACGTTTGTACCCACCAGCACCATTATCAGGACCACGTGAATTCACTGAGGATTGCACCATTGCTGGGTACCATATCAGAAAGGGCACCCGGTTAACCATGAACCTCTGGAAGCTTCAAACTGACCCGAAAAATTGGCCCAAGCCATTTGAGTTCAAGCCAGAAAGATTTCTTACCACCCACAAGAAAGTTGATGTGAAGGGTCAACATTTTGAGTTGATTCCGTTTGGAAGTGGTAGAAGGGCATGCCCTGGTTTGGCATTTGGCCTTCAAATGGTGCAATTTACGTTGGCTAGTTTTCTACATGCGTTTGAAATCTTGAACCCGTCAAGTACACCAATTGATATGACGGAGAGCTTTGGATTAACAAACAATAAGAGAACTCCACTCAAAGTTCTCATCAAACCTCGTTTGTCTTCTGAACTTTAtggataa